In one Eschrichtius robustus isolate mEscRob2 chromosome 15, mEscRob2.pri, whole genome shotgun sequence genomic region, the following are encoded:
- the LYG1 gene encoding LOW QUALITY PROTEIN: lysozyme g-like protein 1 (The sequence of the model RefSeq protein was modified relative to this genomic sequence to represent the inferred CDS: inserted 1 base in 1 codon; substituted 1 base at 1 genomic stop codon) yields the protein MSVLWLLLGLLAFTGSSESSSWGCYGDLQTLYTPGASCGIGRQRGLKYCGIDLRASERLAETDMPYLLXYRPIMHTAGLKYCMDPAVIAGVLSRESRGGNVLVNVDRVGDGARVVQDPGLHAPPXWISKAQVSQMTEVLTVRIKEIQRRFPTWTPDQHLRALCNPWVGFPAWSGLCAYTRSSQDLSCDFCNDVLARAKYFKRQGF from the exons ATGTCTGTGCTGTGGCTACTTCTGGGCCTtcttgcctttactg GctcatctgaaagcagcagttGGGGATGCTATGGAGACCTCCAGACCCTCTACACCCCTGGGGCATCTTGCGGGATTGGAAGGCAGCGAGGCCTGAAATACTGTGGTATTGATC TTCGTGCTTCTGAAAGGCTGGCTGAAACAGACATGCCATACCTCCTGTGATATCGACCCATCATGCATACAGCTGGCCTAAAGTACTGCATGGACCCTGCCGTGATCGCTGGTGTCTTGTCCAGGGAGTCTCGTGGTGGCAACGTCCTGGTCAATGTGGACAGAGTGGGCGATGGAGCCAGGGTGGTGCAG GACCCTGGTCTTCATGCCCCAC CCTGGATCAGCAAGGCCCAGGTTTCCCAGATGACTGAGGTCCTGACTGTTAGAATCAAAGAAATCCAGAGGAGGTTTCCAACCTGGACCCCTGACCAGCACCTGAGAGCTTTGTGTAACCCATGGGTTGGTTTCCCAGCATGGA GTGGACTCTGTGCCTACACCCGAAGCAGCCAGGACCTGAGCTGTGACTTCTGCAATGATGTCCTTGCACGAGCCAAATACTTCAAAAGACAGGGCTTCTAA